The Lasioglossum baleicum chromosome 12, iyLasBale1, whole genome shotgun sequence genome includes a region encoding these proteins:
- the Usp7 gene encoding ubiquitin-specific protease 7 isoform X5 — translation MNHVNDQENLKQLNLAPVQVNEVEEMDTQEDEARSEVIFRFVVENVSTMKDTQLSPPCYVRNLPWKIMVMPRSSQTQERPPQRSLGFYLQCNGESESTSWSCYANADLRLLSCKEGQDPFSRKIQHLFYSKENDWGFSHFMTWQDLLDPDKGYIQDDTITLEVHVMADAPHGVSWDSKKHTGFVGLKNQGATCYMNSLLQTLYFTNQLRKAVYKMPTESDDSSKSVALALQRVFHELQFSDKPVGTKKLTKSFGWETLDSFMQHDVQEFLRVLLDKLESKMKGTCVEGTVPKLFEGKMVSFIKCKNIDYKSTRVETFYDIQLNIKGKKNIYESFNDYVSTESLDGDNKYDAGEHGLQEAEKGVIFSSFPPVLHLHLMRFQYDPVTDCSVKFNDRFEFYDKISLDKYLQNKEATSADYTLHAVLVHSGDNHGGHYVVFINPAGDGKWCKFDDDVVSRCTKQEAIDHNYGGQDEDMTMAVKHCTNAYMLVYIRNSELENVLQEVKEEDIPQELVERLQEEKRLEQIRRKERTEAYLYITVNVLLEDNFDGHQGNDLYDPEHALYRVFRVRKQCTLHEFLELLSDSLKYPIEQIRLWPLNVRSNHTCRPMPLELEPDTQKSIYQCSENPNAWNVFVELVPPDSDLTALPPFDKDTDVLLFFKLYDPKNKKIHYCGHHYMPVTAKVQELIPILNERAGFPPDTELALFEEIKPNLVEKIDNLTDPLEKVLDELMDGDIIVFQKEGDNQMYELPTCREYFKDLFHRVEVTFCDKTIPNDPGFTMELSLRMTYDQMARAVAQRVGTDPYLLQFFKCQNYKDSPGHPLKCTYEGSLKDLVSYCKPKTKKLYYQQLSIRVNELENKKQFKCIWVGPSLKEEKEIILYPNKNGTVATLLEEAKKQVELSENGSGKLRILEINCNKLSPGPREDVPLDNLNTTGAKLYRIEEIPNDELNLAEDEMLIPVAHFHKDVFSTFGIPFFFKIKQGEPFPKMKERLLKKLGVQEKEFEKFKFALVTMGKPHFIMDSPEYIVKLSDFRTHPSQTYPLLYAGTSPHRPWLGLEHVNKAPKRSRINYLEKAIKIYN, via the exons ATGAACCACGTTAACGACCAGGAAAATCTTAAACAGCTCAACCTGGCACCAGTTCAGGTCAATGAAGTCGAAGAAATGGACACGCAGGAAG ATGAAGCAAGATCAGAAGTGATATTTCGCTTCGTAGTAGAAAATGTTTCTACAATGAAAGATACTCAGCTGTCACCACCATGTTACGTTCGTAATTTGCCATGGAAAATAATGGTAATGCCAAGGTCGAGTCAGACCCAGGAGCGACCACCTCAGAGATCACTTGGTTTTTATCTTCAATGTAATGGAGAAAGTGAATCAACATCATGGAGTTGTTATGCAAATGCAGATCTTCGGTTACTTTCTTGTAAAGAAGGACAGGACCCTTTTAGCAGAA AGATTCAACATCTATTCTATAGTAAAGAAAACGATTGGGGATTTAGTCATTTTATGACGTGGCAGGATCTTTTGGATCCTGATAAAGGTTACATTCAAGATGATACTATTACACTTGAG GTTCATGTGATGGCTGATGCTCCACATGGTGTCAGTTGGGATAGTAAAAAACATACTGGATTTGTAggtttaaaaaatcaaggtgctACGTGTTATATGAATTCTTTACTTCAAACTTTGTATTTTACCAATCAG TTACGAAAAGCTGTTTATAAAATGCCAACAGAAAGTGATGATTCCAGTAAGAGTGTAGCTCTGGCTTTACAGAGGGTTTTTCATGAATTACAATTTTCTGATAAGCCAGTAGGTACAAAAAAACTAACTAAAAGTTTTGGTTGGGAGACGTTGGATTCGTTTATGCAACACGATGTACAAGAATTCTTACGAGTG CTTTTAGATAAGTTGGAAAGTAAGATGAAAGGAACATGTGTGGAGGGTACAGTACCAAAATTATTTGAAGGGAAAATGGTGtcatttattaaatgtaaaaatattgattataaatcAACTAGAGTTGAAACTTTCTATGACATACAATTAAATATAAAGGGCAAGAAGAATA TTTACGAATCCTTTAATGACTATGTAAGCACTGAAAGTCTGGACGGTGATAATAAATACGATGCTGGAGAACATGGATTACAGGAAGCAGAAAAAGGAGTTATCTTTTCATCTTTTCCACCAGTTTTGCATCTGCATTTAATGAGATTTCAGTATGATCCAGTTACAGATTGTTCAGTCAAATTTAATGACAG GTTTGAATTCTATGACAAAATAAGTCTTGACAAATATTTGCAAAATAAAGAAGCCACGAGTGCAGATTACACACTGCATGCAGTCTTAGTTCACAGTGGAGATAATCATGGTGGTCACTACGTTGTATTTATCAATCCAGCTGGTGATGGGAAA TGGTGCAAATTCGACGATGACGTCGTCTCCAGGTGTACAAAGCAGGAAGCCATTGATCATAATTATGGTGGTCAGGATGAGGACATGACTATGGCTGTGAAACACTGTACGAACGCCTATATGCTGGTGTACATAAGGAACTCTGAACTGGAAAACGTCTTGCAAGAAGTTAAAGAAGAGGATATACCTCAAGAG CTGGTGGAGAGGTTGCAAGAGGAGAAGAGGCTGGAACAAATAAGAAGAAAGGAAAGAACAGAAGCATACTTGTATATAACCGTCAACGTCCTTCTCGAGGATAACTTTGACGGTCACCAAGGAAATGACTTGTATGATCCAGAGCATGCTTTGTATCGTGTATTTCGCGTACGTAAGCAGTGTACCTTGCACGAGTTTCTCGAATTGCTGAGTGATAGCTTG AAATATCCAATAGAGCAAATTCGTTTGTGGCCACTGAATGTGCGTTCGAATCATACCTGTAGACCAATGCCGCTCGAATTAGAACCTGATACACAGAAATCCATTTACCAGTGCTCGGAAAATCCAAATGCGTGGAATGTATTTGTTGAACTTGTTCCTCCAGATTCAGATTTGACAGCATTACCACCGTTCGATAAAGACACcgatgttttattattttttaaattgtatgatCCAAAAAATAAGAAGATACATTATTGTGGTCATCATTATATGCCTGTCACAGCCAAAGTCC AGGAACTTATACCTATTTTAAACGAAAGGGCTGGATTTCCACCTGATACAGAATTAGCGCTTTTTGAAGAAATTAAGCCAAATTTGGTTGAAAAAATCGATAACCTAACAGATCCGTTAGAAAAAGTTCTTGATGAATTAATGGATGGCGATATTATCGTTTTTCAAAAAGAAGGAGACAATCAGATGTATGAGCTTCCGACGTGTAGAGAATACTTTAA GGACCTATTTCACAGAGTGGAAGTAACATTTTGCGATAAGACGATTCCTAATGATCCAGGCTTCACAATGGAACTCTCGTTAAGAATGACATACGATCAAATGGCAAGAGCTGTGGCACAAAGAGTTGGCACAGATCCATATCTCCTACAGTTTTTCAAATGTCAAAA CTACAAAGACTCACCTGGACATCCATTAAAATGTACATACGAAGGTTCATTGAAAGATTTGGTTTCCTATTGCAAGCCGAAAACAAAGAAATTATATTATCAGCAGCTCAGTATTAGAGTGAATGAGCTTGAAAACAAAAAGCAGTTTAAATGTATATGGGTTGGTCCATCTCTTAAGGAAGAAAAGGAAATCATTCTTTATCCTAATAAAAATGGAACAGTGGCGACTTTACTCGAAGAAGCAAAGAAACAAGTAGAACTGTCAGAAAATGGATCTGGAAAGTTAAGGATACTAGAAAtcaattgtaataaattatcGCCTGGTCCAAGAGAAGATGTACCTCTAGATAACTTAAATACAACTGGCGCCAAATTATATAGGATAGAAGAAATTCCAAACGATGAATTGAATTTAGCAGAAGATGAAATGTTGATTCCTGTTGCACACTTTCATAAGGATGTTTTCTCGACGTTTGGTATTCcctttttctttaaaattaagcAG GGTGAGCCTTTCCCAAAAATGAAAGAGAGATTACTGAAGAAATTAGGAGTACAAGAAAAAGAATTTGAAAAG TTTAAGTTCGCGCTGGTGACAATGGGAAAGCCACACTTTATTATGGATTCGCCAGAATACATTGTGAAGCTCTCAGACTTTCGTACGCATCCAAGTCAGA CTTATCCACTTTTATACGCAGGCACATCGCCACACAGGCCTTGGCTTGGCTTGGAACACGTCAACAAAGCGCCAAAGCGTTCTCGTATCAACTACCTCGAAAAGGCTATTAAAATttacaattaa
- the Usp7 gene encoding ubiquitin-specific protease 7 isoform X2, which produces MNHVNDQENLKQLNLAPVQVNEVEEMDTQEETPNDGGGDGNDTSPMNGESELTCIVQDQEMGEDEARSEVIFRFVVENVSTMKDTQLSPPCYVRNLPWKIMVMPRSSQTQERPPQRSLGFYLQCNGESESTSWSCYANADLRLLSCKEGQDPFSRKIQHLFYSKENDWGFSHFMTWQDLLDPDKGYIQDDTITLEVHVMADAPHGVSWDSKKHTGFVGLKNQGATCYMNSLLQTLYFTNQLRKAVYKMPTESDDSSKSVALALQRVFHELQFSDKPVGTKKLTKSFGWETLDSFMQHDVQEFLRVLLDKLESKMKGTCVEGTVPKLFEGKMVSFIKCKNIDYKSTRVETFYDIQLNIKGKKNIYESFNDYVSTESLDGDNKYDAGEHGLQEAEKGVIFSSFPPVLHLHLMRFQYDPVTDCSVKFNDRFEFYDKISLDKYLQNKEATSADYTLHAVLVHSGDNHGGHYVVFINPAGDGKWCKFDDDVVSRCTKQEAIDHNYGGQDEDMTMAVKHCTNAYMLVYIRNSELENVLQEVKEEDIPQELVERLQEEKRLEQIRRKERTEAYLYITVNVLLEDNFDGHQGNDLYDPEHALYRVFRVRKQCTLHEFLELLSDSLKYPIEQIRLWPLNVRSNHTCRPMPLELEPDTQKSIYQCSENPNAWNVFVELVPPDSDLTALPPFDKDTDVLLFFKLYDPKNKKIHYCGHHYMPVTAKVQELIPILNERAGFPPDTELALFEEIKPNLVEKIDNLTDPLEKVLDELMDGDIIVFQKEGDNQMYELPTCREYFKDLFHRVEVTFCDKTIPNDPGFTMELSLRMTYDQMARAVAQRVGTDPYLLQFFKCQNYKDSPGHPLKCTYEGSLKDLVSYCKPKTKKLYYQQLSIRVNELENKKQFKCIWVGPSLKEEKEIILYPNKNGTVATLLEEAKKQVELSENGSGKLRILEINCNKLSPGPREDVPLDNLNTTGAKLYRIEEIPNDELNLAEDEMLIPVAHFHKDVFSTFGIPFFFKIKQGEPFPKMKERLLKKLGVQEKEFEKFALVTMGKPHFIMDSPEYIVKLSDFRTHPSQTYPLLYAGTSPHRPWLGLEHVNKAPKRSRINYLEKAIKIYN; this is translated from the exons ATGAACCACGTTAACGACCAGGAAAATCTTAAACAGCTCAACCTGGCACCAGTTCAGGTCAATGAAGTCGAAGAAATGGACACGCAGGAAG AAACACCAAATGATGGTGGAGGAGATGGTAATGATACTAGTCCTATGAACGGAGAATCAGAATTAACTTGTATAGTTCAAGATCAAGAAATGGGAGAAG ATGAAGCAAGATCAGAAGTGATATTTCGCTTCGTAGTAGAAAATGTTTCTACAATGAAAGATACTCAGCTGTCACCACCATGTTACGTTCGTAATTTGCCATGGAAAATAATGGTAATGCCAAGGTCGAGTCAGACCCAGGAGCGACCACCTCAGAGATCACTTGGTTTTTATCTTCAATGTAATGGAGAAAGTGAATCAACATCATGGAGTTGTTATGCAAATGCAGATCTTCGGTTACTTTCTTGTAAAGAAGGACAGGACCCTTTTAGCAGAA AGATTCAACATCTATTCTATAGTAAAGAAAACGATTGGGGATTTAGTCATTTTATGACGTGGCAGGATCTTTTGGATCCTGATAAAGGTTACATTCAAGATGATACTATTACACTTGAG GTTCATGTGATGGCTGATGCTCCACATGGTGTCAGTTGGGATAGTAAAAAACATACTGGATTTGTAggtttaaaaaatcaaggtgctACGTGTTATATGAATTCTTTACTTCAAACTTTGTATTTTACCAATCAG TTACGAAAAGCTGTTTATAAAATGCCAACAGAAAGTGATGATTCCAGTAAGAGTGTAGCTCTGGCTTTACAGAGGGTTTTTCATGAATTACAATTTTCTGATAAGCCAGTAGGTACAAAAAAACTAACTAAAAGTTTTGGTTGGGAGACGTTGGATTCGTTTATGCAACACGATGTACAAGAATTCTTACGAGTG CTTTTAGATAAGTTGGAAAGTAAGATGAAAGGAACATGTGTGGAGGGTACAGTACCAAAATTATTTGAAGGGAAAATGGTGtcatttattaaatgtaaaaatattgattataaatcAACTAGAGTTGAAACTTTCTATGACATACAATTAAATATAAAGGGCAAGAAGAATA TTTACGAATCCTTTAATGACTATGTAAGCACTGAAAGTCTGGACGGTGATAATAAATACGATGCTGGAGAACATGGATTACAGGAAGCAGAAAAAGGAGTTATCTTTTCATCTTTTCCACCAGTTTTGCATCTGCATTTAATGAGATTTCAGTATGATCCAGTTACAGATTGTTCAGTCAAATTTAATGACAG GTTTGAATTCTATGACAAAATAAGTCTTGACAAATATTTGCAAAATAAAGAAGCCACGAGTGCAGATTACACACTGCATGCAGTCTTAGTTCACAGTGGAGATAATCATGGTGGTCACTACGTTGTATTTATCAATCCAGCTGGTGATGGGAAA TGGTGCAAATTCGACGATGACGTCGTCTCCAGGTGTACAAAGCAGGAAGCCATTGATCATAATTATGGTGGTCAGGATGAGGACATGACTATGGCTGTGAAACACTGTACGAACGCCTATATGCTGGTGTACATAAGGAACTCTGAACTGGAAAACGTCTTGCAAGAAGTTAAAGAAGAGGATATACCTCAAGAG CTGGTGGAGAGGTTGCAAGAGGAGAAGAGGCTGGAACAAATAAGAAGAAAGGAAAGAACAGAAGCATACTTGTATATAACCGTCAACGTCCTTCTCGAGGATAACTTTGACGGTCACCAAGGAAATGACTTGTATGATCCAGAGCATGCTTTGTATCGTGTATTTCGCGTACGTAAGCAGTGTACCTTGCACGAGTTTCTCGAATTGCTGAGTGATAGCTTG AAATATCCAATAGAGCAAATTCGTTTGTGGCCACTGAATGTGCGTTCGAATCATACCTGTAGACCAATGCCGCTCGAATTAGAACCTGATACACAGAAATCCATTTACCAGTGCTCGGAAAATCCAAATGCGTGGAATGTATTTGTTGAACTTGTTCCTCCAGATTCAGATTTGACAGCATTACCACCGTTCGATAAAGACACcgatgttttattattttttaaattgtatgatCCAAAAAATAAGAAGATACATTATTGTGGTCATCATTATATGCCTGTCACAGCCAAAGTCC AGGAACTTATACCTATTTTAAACGAAAGGGCTGGATTTCCACCTGATACAGAATTAGCGCTTTTTGAAGAAATTAAGCCAAATTTGGTTGAAAAAATCGATAACCTAACAGATCCGTTAGAAAAAGTTCTTGATGAATTAATGGATGGCGATATTATCGTTTTTCAAAAAGAAGGAGACAATCAGATGTATGAGCTTCCGACGTGTAGAGAATACTTTAA GGACCTATTTCACAGAGTGGAAGTAACATTTTGCGATAAGACGATTCCTAATGATCCAGGCTTCACAATGGAACTCTCGTTAAGAATGACATACGATCAAATGGCAAGAGCTGTGGCACAAAGAGTTGGCACAGATCCATATCTCCTACAGTTTTTCAAATGTCAAAA CTACAAAGACTCACCTGGACATCCATTAAAATGTACATACGAAGGTTCATTGAAAGATTTGGTTTCCTATTGCAAGCCGAAAACAAAGAAATTATATTATCAGCAGCTCAGTATTAGAGTGAATGAGCTTGAAAACAAAAAGCAGTTTAAATGTATATGGGTTGGTCCATCTCTTAAGGAAGAAAAGGAAATCATTCTTTATCCTAATAAAAATGGAACAGTGGCGACTTTACTCGAAGAAGCAAAGAAACAAGTAGAACTGTCAGAAAATGGATCTGGAAAGTTAAGGATACTAGAAAtcaattgtaataaattatcGCCTGGTCCAAGAGAAGATGTACCTCTAGATAACTTAAATACAACTGGCGCCAAATTATATAGGATAGAAGAAATTCCAAACGATGAATTGAATTTAGCAGAAGATGAAATGTTGATTCCTGTTGCACACTTTCATAAGGATGTTTTCTCGACGTTTGGTATTCcctttttctttaaaattaagcAG GGTGAGCCTTTCCCAAAAATGAAAGAGAGATTACTGAAGAAATTAGGAGTACAAGAAAAAGAATTTGAAAAG TTCGCGCTGGTGACAATGGGAAAGCCACACTTTATTATGGATTCGCCAGAATACATTGTGAAGCTCTCAGACTTTCGTACGCATCCAAGTCAGA CTTATCCACTTTTATACGCAGGCACATCGCCACACAGGCCTTGGCTTGGCTTGGAACACGTCAACAAAGCGCCAAAGCGTTCTCGTATCAACTACCTCGAAAAGGCTATTAAAATttacaattaa